From a single Pseudalkalibacillus hwajinpoensis genomic region:
- a CDS encoding peptide ABC transporter substrate-binding protein: MKKSRWTLVLSLVLVLSVFLSACGGGSNNGGNNGGGEGDGDSASEQVMNLYATAEIPSMDTTQATDSTSFNAMNQVFEGLYRLDENNEPTLGVAAEEPKEEEKDGETVYTFTIRDDAKWSDGSNVTAEDFIYAWHKALNPETLSPYASMFGTAGIKNGSAIITEGDPLYGKVEELGAKAIDEKTLEITVENKVPYFKSLLTFATFYPQPKAFAEEKGEEFALEADTMLYNGPFVFSEWNHGEGWNYKKNPEYWDADVVNLEEITVKIVKDTATSVNLYETGKVDRATLDADFVDQFKGGEDFSTILEPTMFFLRLNQGNEALANKDIRKALFLAYDREGLVNVLLNNGSVAAKYFVPKEFVKGPDGADFREFAPEGFYAEEGEEEAKAAWEAGLKALGTDSVELEFLTTDTELSSTIAEYAKEQFESKLDGLSITINKQPWKQFLELEDAGDFDISTGGWGPDYPDPMTYLYMFETDGAYNRMGYSSEKYDELVSGAKTETDEAKRWEMMQEAEKVLLEEDIAIVPTYQRGLAIIQKPYIKNYYVHSFGADASYKWIKIEGK; the protein is encoded by the coding sequence ATGAAGAAATCAAGATGGACACTAGTCCTATCTCTTGTGCTTGTATTGAGCGTATTCCTGTCGGCTTGCGGCGGCGGCTCAAACAACGGGGGGAACAATGGTGGCGGAGAGGGCGACGGAGACTCTGCTTCAGAACAAGTAATGAATTTATACGCTACTGCCGAGATTCCATCAATGGATACTACGCAGGCGACTGATTCTACATCATTTAACGCTATGAACCAGGTTTTCGAAGGTCTTTATCGCCTTGATGAAAACAATGAACCAACATTAGGCGTGGCTGCTGAAGAGCCTAAAGAAGAAGAAAAAGATGGTGAAACTGTTTATACATTCACAATCCGCGACGACGCTAAATGGTCTGACGGTTCTAATGTAACAGCAGAAGATTTCATCTATGCATGGCATAAAGCGCTAAACCCAGAAACTCTTTCTCCATATGCTTCTATGTTTGGTACTGCAGGTATCAAAAATGGAAGCGCAATCATTACTGAAGGAGATCCTCTTTACGGTAAAGTAGAAGAACTTGGCGCAAAAGCAATTGACGAGAAGACACTAGAAATCACTGTTGAAAATAAAGTGCCTTACTTTAAATCATTGCTAACTTTCGCTACATTCTATCCACAACCGAAAGCATTTGCTGAAGAGAAAGGCGAAGAATTCGCACTTGAAGCGGATACTATGCTTTACAACGGACCATTCGTATTCTCTGAATGGAACCATGGTGAAGGCTGGAATTACAAAAAGAATCCTGAATACTGGGATGCTGATGTTGTAAACCTTGAAGAAATCACAGTTAAAATTGTTAAAGATACTGCAACGAGTGTTAACCTTTACGAAACAGGAAAAGTTGACCGTGCTACACTAGACGCTGACTTTGTTGATCAGTTCAAAGGCGGGGAAGATTTCTCCACTATTCTTGAACCGACAATGTTCTTCCTTCGTTTAAATCAAGGTAACGAAGCGCTTGCTAACAAAGACATTCGTAAAGCACTATTCCTTGCATATGACCGTGAAGGACTTGTAAATGTTCTGCTAAACAACGGATCTGTGGCAGCGAAGTATTTCGTACCAAAAGAGTTTGTTAAGGGCCCGGACGGTGCTGACTTCCGTGAATTTGCTCCAGAAGGCTTCTATGCTGAAGAGGGCGAAGAAGAAGCAAAAGCAGCATGGGAAGCTGGACTTAAAGCTCTTGGAACAGATTCTGTAGAACTTGAATTTCTAACTACAGACACTGAGCTTTCATCTACAATCGCTGAATATGCAAAAGAGCAGTTCGAGTCTAAACTTGATGGTCTTTCAATTACAATCAACAAGCAACCTTGGAAGCAATTCCTTGAACTTGAAGATGCAGGCGACTTTGATATCTCAACTGGTGGTTGGGGACCTGACTATCCAGATCCAATGACATACCTTTATATGTTTGAAACTGATGGTGCATACAACCGCATGGGTTACTCAAGCGAAAAGTATGACGAGCTAGTTTCAGGTGCTAAAACCGAGACAGATGAAGCGAAACGTTGGGAAATGATGCAAGAAGCTGAAAAAGTACTATTGGAAGAGGACATTGCGATTGTTCCTACTTATCAGCGTGGACTTGCTATCATTCAAAAGCCTTACATCAAGAACTACTATGTACACTCATTCGGTGCAGATGCATCTTACAAGTGGATTAAGATCGAAGGTAAATAA
- a CDS encoding DUF3899 domain-containing protein, with product MKSLTVKSGVLIILSLVISIIITITSDEALGMRSVSDLLFMISLGMLLMGASLHVVQTGFFDGIVYSFKRYFRSNTKHQMIEEDKTELGYQLNYNNPITYPLLIAGGFWIIITVIIAIVIAT from the coding sequence ATGAAATCACTTACAGTTAAGTCAGGAGTACTTATCATCCTATCACTTGTTATCTCAATTATTATTACGATCACATCGGATGAAGCTCTAGGGATGCGATCGGTGTCAGACCTACTCTTTATGATTTCGCTTGGAATGCTTCTGATGGGAGCTTCTCTCCATGTTGTTCAAACGGGCTTCTTCGATGGCATTGTATATTCCTTTAAGCGATACTTTAGAAGCAATACAAAGCATCAAATGATAGAGGAAGATAAAACTGAATTAGGCTACCAGCTTAATTACAACAATCCGATTACGTATCCCCTTCTTATTGCTGGAGGATTCTGGATAATTATCACTGTCATCATTGCCATTGTGATTGCCACCTGA
- the trpS gene encoding tryptophan--tRNA ligase, with protein sequence MSVIFSGIQPSGSLTIGNYLGAMKHFTDLQDDNECYFCVVNQHAITVPQEKKALKQNSKSLAALYLASGIDPEKSTLFIQSEVPAHAQLGWMLQCVSYIGELERMTQFKDKSTGKEAVSAGLLTYPPLMAADILLYGTEIVPVGDDQKQHIELTRNLAERFNRKFTTIFVMPEPSIPKVGARIMSLQDPSKKMSKSDPNKNSFISMLDEPDTIIKKVKRAVTDSEGVVRFDKENKPALSNLLTIYSLCSGKSVEEIEALYEGRGYGDFKMELGEVIAETLKPIQDRYNELISSSELDDILDLGAEKANRKASKMLAKAERAMGLERKKR encoded by the coding sequence ATGAGCGTAATTTTTTCAGGTATTCAGCCCAGCGGTTCATTAACAATAGGAAATTATTTAGGTGCAATGAAGCATTTTACAGACCTACAAGATGACAATGAATGTTATTTCTGTGTTGTTAATCAGCATGCGATTACCGTACCACAGGAGAAAAAGGCACTAAAACAAAATTCTAAAAGCCTTGCAGCACTTTACCTAGCTTCAGGAATTGATCCTGAAAAGTCCACTCTCTTTATCCAATCAGAGGTTCCGGCACATGCCCAGTTAGGTTGGATGTTACAGTGTGTTTCGTATATTGGAGAACTAGAACGGATGACACAATTTAAGGATAAATCAACAGGAAAGGAAGCCGTAAGTGCAGGGCTTCTCACTTACCCTCCATTAATGGCTGCTGACATTCTGCTTTATGGTACGGAAATAGTTCCAGTTGGAGATGATCAAAAACAGCATATTGAACTGACACGCAACCTTGCCGAACGTTTCAACCGTAAGTTTACCACCATTTTCGTAATGCCAGAACCTAGCATTCCTAAAGTCGGTGCACGCATTATGTCACTTCAGGACCCATCGAAAAAAATGAGTAAATCGGATCCTAATAAGAATTCATTCATTTCAATGCTTGATGAACCAGACACAATTATTAAAAAGGTGAAGCGCGCTGTTACAGATTCTGAAGGCGTTGTTCGTTTCGATAAAGAAAACAAACCAGCTCTTTCAAATCTGTTAACGATTTACTCACTCTGTTCAGGGAAATCTGTTGAAGAAATTGAAGCCTTATATGAAGGCAGAGGTTACGGAGATTTCAAAATGGAGCTCGGTGAAGTAATTGCCGAAACACTAAAACCAATTCAGGATCGCTACAACGAACTTATTTCTTCCTCAGAGTTGGATGACATTCTTGATCTGGGTGCTGAGAAAGCTAACCGTAAAGCTTCAAAAATGCTTGCAAAAGCAGAACGTGCAATGGGACTTGAAAGAAAAAAAAGATAA
- a CDS encoding YjbA family protein, protein MLYLRDVWVNWFEGEENGYNVCDFHEWRKDDFIELLDQVPVIKVESLLYHYIENDLTELPESLLSDVFQQSYIRKNNERSPLEYCFLATDGRGVIVIDTLGYKIPIRKSRVIPRQEKAVYEMVADVEATVYPFEEDQPVKEHHILSPGPEIMMGLTRKERQLKQLLFMALDQLYSSGNSAEIRYWFTECQPKKYIQIQCMEMDEAWEGLYREVKAGWSRKHEQICERIIKGQPYFEKIWELEKGTHVN, encoded by the coding sequence ATGTTGTATTTGCGAGATGTTTGGGTGAATTGGTTTGAAGGTGAGGAAAACGGATATAACGTTTGTGATTTTCATGAGTGGAGAAAAGATGATTTTATTGAATTGTTGGATCAGGTGCCTGTTATTAAAGTAGAATCCTTGCTGTATCATTATATTGAGAATGATTTAACTGAACTTCCAGAAAGCCTTCTTAGCGATGTATTTCAGCAGAGTTACATTCGTAAAAATAACGAACGATCACCTCTAGAGTATTGCTTCCTGGCTACGGACGGCAGAGGTGTGATTGTAATTGATACACTTGGATATAAAATTCCGATTCGTAAGAGCAGAGTTATTCCAAGGCAGGAAAAGGCTGTTTATGAAATGGTTGCTGATGTGGAAGCGACTGTTTATCCGTTTGAAGAAGATCAGCCAGTGAAGGAGCACCATATTCTTTCTCCTGGGCCTGAAATCATGATGGGTTTAACGAGAAAGGAGAGACAGTTAAAGCAACTGCTGTTTATGGCTCTTGATCAGCTTTATTCCAGCGGTAATTCAGCGGAAATCAGATACTGGTTTACGGAGTGTCAGCCGAAGAAATATATTCAAATTCAATGTATGGAAATGGACGAGGCATGGGAAGGGCTTTACAGGGAAGTAAAGGCTGGCTGGTCGAGGAAACATGAACAAATCTGTGAACGAATTATTAAAGGTCAACCATATTTCGAGAAAATATGGGAACTGGAAAAAGGGACACACGTTAATTAG
- the fabF gene encoding beta-ketoacyl-ACP synthase II, whose amino-acid sequence MKRRVVITGLGTVSPLGNSVSETWTNIINGVSGINPLTRLDKDQFVAKVSGEALEFDPEQFMDRKDVRKMDRFTQFAVAASQMAVDDAGLKITDENAERVGVWIGSGIGGMETYESQFRTFMDKGARRVSPFFVPMMIPDMASGQVSIMLGAKGINSCTVTACASGTNSIGDSFKVIQRGDADVMITGGSEAPITSMSVAGFGSMKALSTNPDPASASRPFDANRDGFVIGEGAGIFVIESLESAEKRGAKIYGEIVGYGSTGDAYHVTQPAPEGEGGARAMRQAIDDAGLSPSDIGYINAHGTSTDYNDKFETAAIKSVFGEHAYKLAVSSTKSMTGHLLGAAGAVEGVFCAKVLEEGILPPTINYETADPNCDLDYVPNKARKAEVKAVMNNSLGFGGHNATLVFKKFTK is encoded by the coding sequence ATGAAAAGACGTGTAGTTATTACCGGGCTTGGGACTGTTTCCCCGCTTGGAAATTCTGTTTCGGAAACATGGACGAATATTATAAATGGGGTTTCTGGAATTAACCCATTAACAAGACTTGATAAAGATCAATTCGTAGCGAAGGTATCTGGTGAAGCACTTGAGTTTGATCCAGAGCAGTTCATGGATAGAAAAGATGTTCGTAAAATGGATCGCTTTACTCAATTTGCAGTCGCAGCTTCCCAAATGGCTGTCGATGATGCTGGATTGAAAATTACAGACGAAAATGCGGAAAGAGTTGGCGTATGGATCGGGTCTGGTATCGGTGGAATGGAGACGTATGAATCTCAATTCCGTACATTTATGGATAAGGGAGCAAGAAGAGTGAGTCCATTTTTCGTGCCAATGATGATTCCTGATATGGCTTCTGGTCAGGTTTCAATTATGCTTGGTGCAAAAGGAATTAACTCATGTACTGTAACAGCATGCGCTTCAGGTACAAACTCAATTGGTGATTCCTTCAAAGTCATTCAGCGCGGCGACGCTGATGTAATGATTACTGGGGGCTCTGAAGCTCCTATAACAAGCATGAGCGTAGCTGGATTCGGATCGATGAAAGCACTATCTACTAATCCAGATCCTGCTTCTGCAAGCCGTCCATTTGATGCAAATCGTGACGGGTTTGTTATTGGTGAAGGCGCAGGGATTTTTGTTATTGAAAGCCTTGAATCTGCAGAAAAACGTGGAGCGAAAATCTATGGAGAAATCGTAGGGTACGGTTCAACTGGAGATGCTTATCACGTAACGCAGCCTGCTCCTGAAGGAGAGGGCGGTGCCAGAGCAATGAGACAGGCAATTGATGATGCTGGTCTTTCTCCTTCGGATATTGGATATATTAACGCACATGGTACAAGCACAGATTACAATGATAAATTTGAAACAGCAGCCATTAAGTCTGTTTTCGGAGAGCATGCCTATAAGCTAGCGGTAAGCTCAACAAAGTCTATGACCGGTCACTTGCTAGGTGCTGCAGGTGCGGTTGAGGGAGTTTTCTGTGCAAAAGTGCTTGAAGAAGGAATTCTGCCTCCAACGATTAATTATGAAACTGCAGATCCAAACTGCGACCTTGATTATGTACCAAACAAGGCGAGAAAAGCTGAAGTGAAAGCTGTTATGAACAATTCACTTGGTTTTGGTGGACATAACGCAACGTTAGTATTTAAGAAATTTACGAAGTAA
- a CDS encoding beta-ketoacyl-ACP synthase III, producing the protein MNAGLLGVGHYVPERVLTNHDLEKMVDTSDEWIRTRTGIEERRIADDDMNTSDMAYLASKKAIEDANIKAEDLDLILVATVTPDYPFPSVGCLLQEKLGATNAAAMDLSAACAGFMYGMITAGQFINNDTYENILVVGVEKLSKITDWEDRNTAVLFGDGAGAAVIGPVTEGRGILSFELGSDGSGAKHLYQEPAGFMAMNGREVFKFAVRQMGQSAINVIEKAGLTKEDVDFLIPHQANIRIMEASRQRLELPIEKMATTVKKYGNTSSSTIPIALSEAMKEGRVKEDDVVILVGFGGGLTWGAVALKVGR; encoded by the coding sequence ATGAACGCAGGGTTACTAGGCGTTGGCCATTATGTTCCAGAACGAGTATTAACAAATCACGATTTAGAGAAAATGGTTGATACATCGGATGAATGGATCCGCACACGAACAGGAATTGAAGAACGACGAATTGCAGATGATGATATGAACACATCTGATATGGCTTATTTAGCTTCAAAAAAAGCGATAGAAGATGCCAATATAAAAGCGGAAGACCTGGATCTTATTCTCGTTGCCACTGTTACTCCCGACTATCCATTTCCATCTGTCGGCTGTTTACTACAGGAAAAGCTTGGGGCAACAAACGCGGCTGCGATGGACTTAAGTGCTGCATGTGCAGGGTTTATGTACGGTATGATAACAGCGGGACAATTCATTAATAATGATACGTATGAGAATATCCTGGTGGTTGGTGTTGAAAAGCTTTCAAAAATCACTGACTGGGAAGATCGTAACACGGCAGTATTATTCGGAGATGGTGCAGGTGCTGCGGTTATTGGGCCTGTAACAGAAGGGCGAGGGATTCTTTCTTTTGAACTGGGTTCTGATGGATCAGGAGCGAAACATCTTTATCAGGAGCCAGCTGGCTTTATGGCGATGAACGGTAGAGAAGTGTTTAAATTTGCAGTGAGACAAATGGGGCAGTCTGCTATCAATGTCATTGAAAAAGCAGGACTTACGAAAGAGGATGTAGACTTCCTCATACCTCACCAGGCGAATATTCGAATTATGGAAGCTTCAAGGCAACGTCTTGAATTGCCTATTGAAAAAATGGCAACAACTGTGAAGAAGTATGGAAATACTTCATCTTCAACGATCCCAATTGCGCTTTCCGAAGCTATGAAAGAAGGACGTGTGAAAGAGGATGATGTGGTTATTCTTGTTGGATTCGGTGGCGGTTTAACTTGGGGAGCGGTTGCTCTTAAGGTAGGACGTTAA
- a CDS encoding YppG family protein yields the protein MYPYNGQPPYHFYQQPVNPPYQQFQQPFHQPLQPPYYSPPYYQQPYPPYQHYPGGPTFLHQFKKQNGNYDMPKMMNSASQMINTVQQFSPMVKQMGSLLNLFIK from the coding sequence ATGTATCCTTACAATGGGCAGCCGCCGTATCACTTCTATCAACAACCAGTTAATCCACCCTACCAGCAGTTTCAGCAGCCATTTCACCAACCGCTCCAGCCACCATACTACTCACCGCCATATTACCAGCAACCTTATCCTCCATATCAGCACTATCCAGGAGGACCGACATTTTTACATCAATTCAAAAAACAAAACGGTAACTACGATATGCCTAAAATGATGAATTCGGCAAGTCAAATGATAAACACGGTACAGCAATTCAGTCCAATGGTTAAGCAAATGGGATCATTGCTAAATTTATTCATTAAATAG
- a CDS encoding ComZ family protein encodes MNMEQNLKFMQIAMKYLPEAKQSLGEQEIELDLEKMQPLLQLFLKAMEDAYELGKQDAQE; translated from the coding sequence ATGAACATGGAACAGAACTTGAAATTTATGCAGATTGCAATGAAGTACCTACCTGAAGCGAAACAGTCGCTTGGTGAACAGGAGATCGAACTCGATCTCGAAAAGATGCAGCCGCTTTTACAATTATTTCTTAAGGCGATGGAAGATGCCTATGAGCTTGGAAAGCAGGACGCACAGGAATAA
- a CDS encoding DinB family protein encodes MIEKTLGNYDVHDSSHGLQALKETREKLLSMVIEVEFQELHYRYSSFPTVGAYLLHIAQIELWWVKNALMGEVVTEEEKKHYYFQEKQIISAPDDKELSWFQARLAEVRELTRSFYNNLSDVEYRKPGPEVMMNGESHAYSPEWIISHLVDHEAYHRGQAAMVLKMVSGQREDWEHFNTPYLSL; translated from the coding sequence ATGATCGAAAAGACGCTTGGAAACTACGATGTACATGACTCCTCTCACGGACTTCAGGCTTTAAAAGAAACTAGGGAAAAGCTGCTTTCGATGGTAATTGAGGTTGAATTTCAGGAGCTTCACTATCGCTATTCAAGCTTTCCTACAGTAGGAGCGTATCTCCTTCATATTGCTCAAATTGAGCTGTGGTGGGTGAAAAATGCGCTTATGGGCGAAGTTGTTACGGAAGAGGAGAAAAAGCATTATTATTTTCAAGAGAAACAAATCATATCGGCTCCAGATGATAAGGAACTTTCCTGGTTTCAAGCAAGACTTGCGGAAGTGAGAGAATTGACTAGATCATTTTATAACAATCTCTCAGATGTGGAATATCGGAAGCCCGGCCCTGAGGTAATGATGAACGGTGAGTCACATGCCTATTCGCCTGAATGGATCATTAGTCATCTCGTTGATCACGAGGCCTATCATAGAGGACAGGCAGCAATGGTATTGAAAATGGTTTCAGGTCAGCGCGAAGATTGGGAGCATTTCAATACACCGTATTTATCGTTATAA
- a CDS encoding NAD-dependent epimerase/dehydratase family protein gives MKKVLITGALGFIGFHLTELLLNRGIEVVAVDARMDPRRELEYEAKELTFLRNSNYNQVSVLLQNESLEELGHGCDTIFHLSTPGEHRMRPQRRVEEGREVMKRVMQGSYGKLLIYLSSFEVYGKRYGSITERTPLHPVTHNGRVKAAEEAVLATAEEEMVIKKLRVPLVYGPWQPGNYVYQHYFLKGDLISTYKNEGEIFHYDALYVDDVCEGLYKVASRRELSETINLSSGREGEWQKGVEWCIEEQLNLEKEKTGQCAISTRECSKFSFKNLTSIQTGLEKQRQHVEMMKKLDAKIFNG, from the coding sequence ATGAAGAAAGTGTTAATTACCGGTGCACTTGGTTTTATTGGTTTTCATTTAACTGAGCTACTTCTTAACCGTGGTATTGAAGTAGTGGCAGTTGATGCAAGAATGGATCCTCGAAGGGAACTTGAATATGAAGCAAAAGAACTTACATTTTTGCGAAACTCAAATTATAATCAGGTTTCGGTTCTTCTACAAAATGAATCATTGGAAGAGCTAGGACACGGCTGCGATACAATTTTTCATTTAAGTACACCTGGTGAACACAGAATGCGCCCACAAAGAAGAGTGGAAGAAGGAAGAGAGGTAATGAAAAGGGTCATGCAGGGAAGCTACGGTAAACTACTTATTTACCTATCTTCATTTGAAGTTTATGGGAAACGATACGGGAGTATTACGGAAAGGACACCGCTTCATCCTGTAACACATAACGGAAGAGTGAAGGCTGCTGAAGAGGCGGTTCTTGCAACAGCCGAAGAAGAAATGGTGATCAAAAAGCTTCGGGTTCCGCTAGTCTATGGACCATGGCAACCAGGAAACTACGTTTATCAGCATTATTTTCTAAAGGGAGATTTAATATCAACCTACAAAAATGAAGGTGAAATCTTTCATTACGACGCGCTTTATGTGGATGATGTTTGTGAGGGGCTTTATAAAGTTGCTAGCCGAAGAGAACTATCTGAAACAATTAATCTGTCCAGCGGGAGAGAAGGAGAATGGCAAAAAGGAGTCGAATGGTGTATAGAAGAGCAACTTAATTTAGAAAAAGAAAAAACAGGACAATGCGCGATCTCCACTCGGGAATGTAGTAAATTTAGTTTTAAGAATCTCACTTCTATCCAAACGGGTCTAGAAAAACAACGTCAACACGTTGAAATGATGAAGAAACTTGATGCTAAGATATTCAACGGGTAA